From a single Saccharomyces kudriavzevii IFO 1802 strain IFO1802 genome assembly, chromosome: 15 genomic region:
- the NTG2 gene encoding bifunctional N-glycosylase/AP lyase NTG2 (similar to Saccharomyces cerevisiae NTG1 (YAL015C) and NTG2 (YOL043C); ancestral locus Anc_7.89) — MREISGHRKRKYIPVDIEEVEVRSKYFKKENDKTVESLQDTKIIGDLSNHEVNIDWIKALKPIEYFEWIESRTCDNPKTWGQAITKEEMVNDSRVEIPKNFLPIYNRVRLMRSKVNTPVDAMGCSMIPVLVSNKCGIPSEKVDPKNFRLQFLIGTMLSAQTRDERMAQAALNITEYCLDTLKIPEGITLDGLLKINESTLVDLIRCVSFYTRKANFIKRTAQLLVDNFNSDIPYDIEGVLSLPGVGPKMGYLTLQKGWGLIAGICVDVHVHRLCKMWNWVDPINCKTAEHTRRELQTWLPHSLWYEINTVLVGFGQLICMARGKRCDLCLANDVCNARNLKLIKSSKFHQLKDEEDMEKVYSHWLDTLTDGITAQRHKRK; from the coding sequence ATGAGAGAGATAAGCGGGCatagaaagagaaagtaCATTCCAGTTGACATCGAAGAGGTAGAAGTCCGGTCCAAGTACtttaaaaaggaaaacgatAAAACTGTTGAGTCACTACAGGACACCAAAATTATTGGAGATTTGAGTAATCATGAGGTAAACATCGACTGGATCAAGGCGCTGAAGCCgatagaatattttgaatggATCGAATCGAGGACCTGTGATAATCCAAAGACTTGGGGACAGGCAATTACTAAAGAGGAAATGGTTAATGATTCTCGAGTGGAAATTcccaaaaatttcttacCCATATATAATCGAGTAAGATTAATGAGATCGAAAGTCAACACGCCGGTAGATGCCATGGGGTGCAGCATGATACCTGTTTTGGTCTCTAATAAATGCGGCATACCCAGCGAAAAAGTTGATCCAAAGAACTTCAGGCTTCAATTTCTTATTGGCACTATGCTTTCTGCTCAAACTAGGGACGAACGGATGGCGCAAGCCGCATTAAATATCACAGAATACTGCCTAGACACCTTGAAGATTCCTGAAGGCATTACTCTAGATGGGTTGCTCAAAATCAACGAGTCTACCCTAGTAGATTTAATTCGATGCGTTAGTTTTTATACTAGGAAGGCCAATTTTATCAAGAGAACAGCCCAATTACTGGTAGACAACTTTAATTCTGATATACCGTACGATATCGAAGGAGTTCTATCGTTGCCTGGAGTTGGACCTAAGATGGGCTATTTAACGCTGCAAAAAGGCTGGGGGTTGATTGCTGGTATATGCGTCGATGTGCACGTTCATAGACTATGTAAAATGTGGAATTGGGTAGACCCTATCAATTGCAAAACCGCCGAACATACTAGAAGAGAACTACAGACTTGGCTGCCTCATTCACTGTGGTATGAAATAAATACTGTTTTAGTCGGTTTTGGTCAATTAATCTGCATGGCGAGGGGTAAGAGATGTGACCTCTGTTTAGCGAATGATGTATGTAATGCTCGCAATCTGAAGCTAATTAAATCATCCAAATTTCATCAACtgaaggatgaagaagacatGGAAAAAGTATACTCGCACTGGTTAGACACGCTTACAGATGGAATTACAGCACAAAGACACAAGAGGAAGTAA
- the RPP2A gene encoding ribosomal protein P2 alpha (similar to Saccharomyces cerevisiae RPP2A (YOL039W); ancestral locus Anc_7.96), producing the protein MKYLAAYLLLNAAGNTPDATKIKAVLESVGIEIEDEKVSSVLSALEGKTVDELVAEGNEKLAAVPAAGPASAGGAAAASGDAAAEEEKEEEAAEESDDDMGFGLFD; encoded by the coding sequence atgaagtacTTGGCTGCTTACCTACTATTGAACGCTGCTGGTAACACCCCAGATGCCACCAAGATTAAGGCTGTTTTGGAATCCGTCGGTATTGAAATCGAAGACGAAAAGGTCTCTTCTGTCTTGTCCGCTTTGGAAGGTAAGACTGTTGACGAATTAGTTGCCGAAGGTAATGAAAAGTTGGCTGCTGTTCCAGCTGCTGGCCCAGCTTCTGCTGGCGGTGCTGCTGCTGCCTCCGGCGATGCTGCTgctgaggaagaaaaggaagaagaagctgcTGAAGAATCCGATGACGACATGGGTTTCGGTTTATTCGATTAA
- the PRE6 gene encoding proteasome core particle subunit alpha 4 (similar to Saccharomyces cerevisiae PRE6 (YOL038W); ancestral locus Anc_7.120), with product MSGYDRALSIFSPDGHIFQVEYALEAVKRGTCAVGVKGKNCVVLGCERRSTLKLQDTRITPSKVSKIDSHVVLSFSGLNADSRILIEKARVEAQSHRLTLEDPVTVEYLTRYVAGVQQRYTQSGGVRPFGVSTLIAGFDARDDEPKLYQTEPSGIYSSWSAQTIGRNSKTVREFLEKNYDRKEPPATVEECVKLTVRSLLEVVQTGAKNIEITVVKPDSNIISLTGEEINEYVTQIEQEKQEQQEQDKKKKSSH from the coding sequence ATGAGTGGTTACGATAGGGCTTTATCCATTTTCTCGCCAGATGGCCACATTTTCCAAGTCGAGTACGCCCTGGAGGCAGTAAAGAGGGGTACCTGCGCTGTAGGTGTCAAGGGCAAGAATTGCGTCGTATTGGGTTGTGAAAGAAGATCTACTTTGAAGCTACAGGACACCAGAATCACACCTTCGAAGGTGTCCAAGATCGATTCGCATGTGGTCTTGTCGTTTTCTGGTTTGAATGCAGACTCCAGAATTCTCATCGAAAAGGCCAGAGTGGAGGCCCAAAGTCATAGACTAACGTTGGAGGACCCTGTGACGGTAGAGTACCTGACACGTTACGTGGCTGGAGTGCAGCAGAGATACACGCAGTCCGGTGGTGTCAGACCTTTCGGTGTGTCCACGCTGATTGCCGGTTTCGATGCAAGAGATGACGAACCCAAACTTTACCAAACCGAACCAAGTGGCATATACTCGTCGTGGTCCGCCCAGACCATTGGGAGAAACTCTAAGACGGTACGCGAGTTCTTGGAGAAGAACTACGATCGCAAAGAGCCACCGGCCACCGTGGAAGAGTGTGTAAAGCTTACTGTAAGATCGCTGTTGGAAGTTGTTCAAACAGGCGCCAAAAACATCGAAATCACCGTCGTCAAGCCGGATTCAAACATCATTTCCTTGACCGGCGAGGAAATCAATGAGTATGTCACCCAAATAGAGCAAGAAAAGCAGGAGCAGCAAGAGCaggacaagaagaagaagtccAGCCATTAA
- the PEX15 gene encoding Pex15p (similar to Saccharomyces cerevisiae PEX15 (YOL044W); ancestral locus Anc_7.87), which produces MAASEIMNNASVYSLDSSLRDLLNDDLFNNRDESTKSRNDERNEVFQECLNLFIKREIKSCLERMSEAGFIDLTVFKSNSMILDLFISACDIVPNFNELDLTLKAEVLNIFTLDDPRCIEIQEIILKDLNKLLVINKFFRSCVKVIQFNEAEHVKREENILDLESIIINFIFLYTTRMRTTVDVFGLQELIEIFIFQVKVKLERKKLSTSLYWALCKTLPNLSSTLNGVYSSKDVSIESAILHSIGNRMQNDKAKWKGRSKGVKPKIHHFQEPLLHNDSEEQPKTENVLKKRNSIDDIVDRGGTIPHEPKNDIGVLAGSFWTALKHHFTKNLLNKNGLLLGCLLLLLCLKKYKPLMAIFKHVPTAFRSVSPHIVSLLKLLASI; this is translated from the coding sequence ATGGCTGCAAGTGAGATAATGAACAATGCCTCCGTGTATTCCCTCGACTCTTCTTTAAGGGACCTACTTAATGATGACTTATTTAATAATCGCGACGAATCGACAAAGTCGAGaaatgatgaaagaaatgaagtatttcaagaatgcttgaatttatttattaaaagagaaattaaAAGTTGTCTAGAAAGAATGTCTGAGGCTGGATTCATCGATCTTACTGTTTTCAAGTCCAATTCTATGATATTGGATTTATTTATCAGTGCCTGTGACATTGTGCCCAATTTCAATGAGCTAGATTTAACATTAAAGGCTGAggttttgaatatattcaCATTAGATGACCCTCGATGTATTGAGATACAAGAAATTATTCTCAAAGACCTCAATAAACTCTTGGtcatcaataaatttttccGAAGCTGTGTCAAAGTTATTCAGTTCAATGAGGCTGAACACGTGAAGcgtgaagaaaatatattgGACCTTGAGTCTATAATCATCaactttattttcttatacACTACCAGAATGAGGACGACTGTGGACGTTTTTGGTTTACAAGAGTTAattgaaatatttatttttcaggtGAAAGTAAAGCTAGAACGCAAAAAGCTCTCTACAAGTTTGTACTGGGCACTTTGCAAAACATTACCAAATTTATCTTCAACTTTAAATGGCGTTTATTCATCTAAGGATGTTTCCATAGAGAGCGCTATTCTTCACTCGATAGGAAATAGAATGCAGAATGATAAGGCGAAGTGGAAGGGCAGATCAAAGGGCGTGAAGCCCAAAATACACCATTTTCAAGAGCCCTTGTTACACAATGACAGTGAAGAACAGCCTAAGACCGAAAATGTGCTCAAAAAACGCAACTCTATTGATGACATAGTTGACCGTGGTGGAACGATACCCCATGAACCCAAAAATGACATCGGTGTCCTAGCTGGGTCCTTTTGGACCGCTCTAAAGCATCATTTCACTAAAAATTTGCTGAACAAGAATGGGCTTCTGCTTGGCTGTTTACTGTTACTATTATGCCTCAAGAAATATAAGCCACTGATGGCAATTTTCAAACACGTCCCAACTGCCTTTCGGTCCGTATCCCCCCATATCGTTAGCTTGCTAAAACTTCTAGCAAGTATATGA
- the NOP12 gene encoding rRNA-processing protein NOP12 (similar to Saccharomyces cerevisiae NOP12 (YOL041C); ancestral locus Anc_7.93) — protein sequence MSSAIDNLFGKVDEKKIESAVDKLFSSSCGPINKLEVKSKTRTVLPDSKKRERATEVEQEKQEAKEADIVREKTEEVALPKLKKAKKVKRDDENENLEAHYYAKLLKEGPEGDDGKSEATRKADGPSSSTTSAAKKVDFKEDELEKAERTVFIGNILSTVITSKKVYKEFKKLFGTNPVTKTEESDNDEEKEDAKKDNSNAFAIESIRFRSISFDEALPRKVAFVQQKFHKSRDTVNAYVVYKNRSAVRQICSNLNATVFQNHHLRVDAVAHPAPHDKKRSIFVGNLDFEEIEESLWKHFESCGGIEYVRIVRDSKTNMGKGFAYVQFKDLESVNKALLLNEKPMKSQKQEDEESKKPAKKARKLRVSRCKNMKKGTTAGTGSDRSSLTDSQRTKAGRAKKVLGKADRATLGQEITIEGLRAKKGEGSTHLKKRKQRSATGRVTKRSIAFKKAQAEKVKK from the coding sequence ATGTCTTCTGCAATTGACAATCTTTTCGGTAAAGTTgacgagaaaaaaattgaatctGCCGTAGATAAACTATTCAGTTCATCCTGTGGTCCTATCAATAAATTGGAAGTTAAGAGTAAAACCCGTACCGTTCTTCCTGactcaaagaaaagggaaagagCAACTGAAGTTGAACAAGAGAAACAAGAAGCAAAGGAGGCTGATATCGTAAGGGAAAAAACTGAAGAGGTTGCACTtccaaaattaaaaaaggcCAAAAAAGTTAAAAGGgatgacgaaaatgaaaatttagAGGCCCACTATTACGCCAAACTATTGAAAGAAGGGCCCGAGGGGGATGACGGTAAGTCAGAAGCAACAAGAAAGGCTGATGGACCCTCATCATCTACCACATCGgcagcaaaaaaagtggATTTTAAGGAAGATGAATTAGAAAAGGCGGAAAGAACCGTTTTCATTGGTAACATATTGAGTACTGTAATTACGTCTAAAAAGGTCTATAAAGAATTTAAAAAGCTTTTTGGTACAAACCCAGTGACAAAAACCGAAGAATCtgacaatgatgaagaaaaagaagatgccAAGAAGGATAATTCTAATGCATTTGCCATTGAAAGCATAAGATTCAGATCCATTTCCTTTGATGAGGCTCTCCCCAGAAAGGTTGCGTTTGTTCAACAAAAGTTCCACAAATCAAGGGATACCGTGAACGCTTACGTCGTCTATAAGAACAGGTCCGCGGTAAGACAGATTTGCTCGAACTTGAACGCTACCGTTTTCCAAAATCATCATTTGAGAGTTGATGCAGTTGCTCATCCAGCTCCACACGACAAGAAGCGCTCTATCTTCGTGGGTAACTTagattttgaagagatTGAAGAAAGTCTTTGGAAACATTTTGAATCATGCGGTGGTATTGAATACGTTCGTATTGTTAGGGActcaaaaacaaatatgGGCAAAGGATTCGCTTATGTTcaattcaaagatttggaaaGTGTCAACAAGGCTCTTTTATTGAACGAAAAACCTATGAAGTctcaaaaacaagaagacgaagaatCTAAGAAGCCAGCCAAAAAGGCAAGAAAATTGCGTGTCTCCAGGTGcaaaaatatgaagaaggGTACCACTGCAGGAACCGGCTCGGATAGAAGTAGTTTGACGGACTCACAAAGAACCAAAGCTGGTAGGGCGAAGAAAGTTTTAGGTAAGGCCGATAGAGCCACTTTGGGCCAAGAAATAACTATCGAAGGTTTGAGAGCAAAGAAAGGTGAAGGTTCTActcatttgaagaaaagaaaacaaagatcGGCTACAGGCAGAGTGACGAAGAGATCGATAGCATTCAAGAAGGCTCAAGCTGAAAAGGTGAAGAAATAA
- the PSK2 gene encoding serine/threonine protein kinase PSK2 (similar to Saccharomyces cerevisiae PSK1 (YAL017W) and PSK2 (YOL045W); ancestral locus Anc_7.86) — protein sequence MTYPVSTATSADMSYSKDTPLVALSKPPCFYQHNPSSVDSFSSTLSDDDCSDLVTVPNESPHAFSYNPISPNSLGVRLTILRRSLEIMVSSPDILHELKKKSPIIAYPTSLRHTRNLTETAKLPASREPSKWHSVVSPVSNTQSPAKRPMVHRTTSLMVLPDNDATGKLNPAKSELENLLFLLNLALENNSFERASDLHMLSLLNIKKLNFDSNIQKSETLKKALLNSLAEPFFENYKRLPRKGSGANSQYSQHEERHEDIVSLADIKPQQDYSRILHPFTSAKNSGPEAIFTCSQKYPWNFRAVNDLACLTFGISKNVIKALTLLDLIHTDSRKFVLEKIMNAEDDNQEIVFTGETIPIVQPNSASDNNSPNLIWASLWAKRKNGLLVCVFEKTPCDYIDVMLNLTNYSVESIIDTANFLENFSKKQRQEPTSPMTTKKTVKFANEIHEIRSISHSLSNLIDQVRLGKVFSADDDLLPLPIRVANHVNKERYFTLNYLSENIPCAVTTSILENEIKLKIHSLPYQAGLFVVDSHTLNLLSFNKSVAKNMFGLRLHELVGRPITKLVPSFANMISYLNKAYPLLNITLAENKGLVLTEHFFRKVEAEMHHDDDSFYTSIGLDGCHKDGNLIKVDIQLRVLNTNVMLLWITHSRDVVIENYTTVPSQLPMLKENEIDFVGSRASSSASSKKSSEIIPVDTLKAMADLSIGSTETISNSDEEVDLRQMNKKLRRMSDDTVGNTQLNESNDNDDDMTMVDDPELKHKIQLTKMYTQNKSKFVKENNFKVDEKLIMSIIEPINEEEIKKETNVLDKKHPGLKATYLITPEINIGSQKRIKRFSDFTILQVMGEGAYGKVNLCIHNKMHYIVVIKMIFKERILVDTWVRDRKLGTIPSEIQIMATLNKNSQKNILKLLDFFEDDDYYYIETPVHGETGSIDLFDVIEFKKDMVEHEAKLVFKQVVASIKHLHNQGIVHRDIKDENVIVDSHGFVKLIDFGSAAYVKSGPFDVFVGTMDYAAPEVLGGSSYKGKPQDIWALGVLLYTIIYKENPYYNIDEILEGELRFDKAEKVSEGCIGLIKRILTREVDKRPTIDEIYEDKWLRI from the coding sequence ATGACATACCCAGTAAGCACAGCCACTTCCGCCGACATGTCCTATTCTAAAGATACCCCGCTGGTGGCCCTATCCAAGCCTCCATGCTTCTATCAACACAATCCATCTTCCGTCGATTCATTCTCGTCAACGTTAAGTGACGATGACTGCTCAGACCTCGTCACTGTGCCTAACGAATCGCCGCATGCATTTTCGTATAACCCCATATCCCCAAACTCGCTGGGAGTAAGGCTGACTATATTAAGAAGGTCTCTGGAGATAATGGTGAGCAGTCCCGACATTTTACACgagttgaagaagaagtctCCTATAATAGCATACCCCACCTCCCTCAGGCATACACGAAACCTAACCGAGACCGCCAAGCTACCGGCATCTCGAGAACCATCTAAATGGCACTCTGTTGTCTCACCAGTGTCCAATACTCAATCTCCTGCTAAGAGACCCATGGTGCACAGAACCACTTCATTGATGGTACTACCGGATAATGATGCCACGGGCAAACTTAATCCGGCTAAATCCGAATTAGAAAATCTGCTGTTCCTATTAAATCTAGCATTAGAAAACAATTCATTCGAAAGAGCTTCCGATTTACACATGTTGTCGTTGTTAaacatcaagaaattaaatttcgattcaaatattcaaaaatcaGAGACTTTAAAAAAGGCTTTATTGAATAGTTTGGCTGAACCATTTTTCGAAAACTATAAGAGATTACCTCGAAAAGGTTCTGGTGCAAATTCGCAATATAGCCAACACGAGGAGAGACACGAGGATATAGTCTCCTTAGCAGACATTAAACCACAACAGGACTATAGCCGAATACTTCATCCTTTCACATCTGCGAAGAATTCTGGCCCCGAGGCCATTTTCACATGTTCTCAAAAATACCCTTGGAACTTCAGAGCTGTCAACGATTTGGCGTGTTTAACGTTCGGTATATCGAAAAATGTCATCAAGGCGCTTACTTTACTAGACCTTATTCATACGGATAGTAGGAAGTTTGttctagaaaaaatcatgaaTGCTGAAGATGATAACCAGGAAATTGTATTTACCGGCGAAACTATACCTATTGTGCAGCCAAACTCGGCAAGTGATAACAACTCACCAAATTTGATTTGGGCTTCGTTATGGGCCAAGAGGAAAAATGGTCTATTAGTCTGCgtatttgaaaagacaCCTTGCGACTACATCGATGTCATGTTGAACCTGACGAATTATTCAGTGGAGAGTATTATTGATACAGcgaatttcttggaaaattttaGCAAAAAGCAGCGACAAGAGCCAACTTCACCGATGACGACAAAGAAAACGGTGAAATTTGCTAATGAAATTCATGAAATCAGATCAATAAGTCACTCACTAAGTAATCTGATTGATCAAGTACGTTTAGGAAAAGTATTTTCTGCAGACGATGACCTGCTACCTTTACCTATCAGGGTAGCAAACCACgtcaataaagaaagatattTTACATTGAATTATTTATCTGAAAACATACCATGCGCGGTCACAACTTCTATCTTAGAAAACGaaatcaaattgaaaattcatAGTCTACCGTATCAGGCCGGTttatttgttgttgatagCCATACTTTAAATCTTTTGAGTTTCAATAAATCTGTTGCGAAGAATATGTTTGGCCTACGACTTCATGAACTGGTCGGTAGACCCATTACTAAACTAGTACCTTCTTTCGCAAATATGATATCCTACCTTAATAAAGCTTATCCTCTGTTAAATATTACTTTAGCAGAGAATAAAGGGTTAGTTTTAACagaacattttttcagaaaagtTGAAGCTGAAATGCACCACGATGATGACTCGTTTTATACCTCTATTGGTTTAGATGGCTGCCATAAAGACGGAAACCTGATAAAAGTAGATATTCAGTTACGCGTATTGAATACAAATGTTATGTTACTCTGGATAACACATTCGAGAGACGTAGTCATCGAGAACTACACTACCGTTCCTTCACAGCTGCCGatgttgaaagaaaatgaaattgacTTTGTTGGTAGTAGAGCTAGTTCAAGTGCATCTTCCAAGAAGTCATCAGAAATAATACCTGTGGATACTCTGAAGGCAATGGCCGATCTATCGATTGGCTCTACAGAAACAATTTCTAATTCCGACGAGGAAGTAGACTTAAGGcaaatgaataaaaaactgCGAAGAATGTCTGATGATACAGTGGGAAATACCCAATTGAATGAAAGCAACGAtaacgatgatgatatgACAATGGTTGATGACCCTGAATTGAAACATAAAATTCAACTAACGAAAATGTATACGCAgaacaaatcaaaatttgtaaaagaaaacaatttcaaagttgATGAGAAATTGATAATGAGTATAATTGAACCGataaatgaagaagaaatcaagaaggAAACAAATGTGTTGGATAAAAAACATCCTGGCTTGAAGGCAACATACCTGATTACTCCAGAAATCAATATTGGCTCGCAAAAGCGCATAAAGAGATTTTCAGATTTCACCATTTTACAAGTTATGGGTGAAGGTGCATATGGTAAAGTCAATTTATGTATTCATAACAAGATGCATTATATTGTGGTCATTAAAATGATCTTCAAGGAGAGGATCTTAGTGGACACATGGGTGAGAGACAGAAAATTGGGTACTATACCTTCTGAGATTCAAATCATGGCTACTCTGAACAAAAATTCACAAAAGAATATCCTGAAGTTGTTAGATTTTTtcgaagatgatgattaCTATTATATTGAAACCCCAGTCCATGGAGAGACTGGCAGTATTGATTTATTCGATGTTAttgaattcaagaaagatatGGTGGAACATGAGGCCAAACTAGTGTTTAAACAGGTCGTTGCTAGTATAAAGCACCTACATAATCAAGGAATTGTTCACAGGGACATTAAAGACGAAAATGTTATCGTGGATTCCCATGGTTTTGTAAAATTAATTGATTTTGGGTCGGCTGCCTATGTCAAGAGCGGGCCGTTTGACGTCTTTGTAGGAACAATGGACTACGCTGCACCAGAAGTCCTCGGTGGTTCATCATATAAAGGTAAACCCCAGGACATTTGGGCCCTTGGGGTCCTACTTTATACTATCATATACAAGGAAAATCCCTATTACaacattgatgaaatcTTAGAAGGAGAATTAAGATTCGATAAAGCGGAAAAGGTGAGTGAAGGATGCATCGGTTTGATCAAAAGGATTTTAACAAGAGAAGTTGATAAGAGGCCTACTATTGACGAGATATATGAAGACAAATGGCTTAGGATTTAA
- the RPS15 gene encoding 40S ribosomal protein uS19 (similar to Saccharomyces cerevisiae RPS15 (YOL040C); ancestral locus Anc_7.95): MSQAVNIKKRVFKTHSYRGVDLEKLLEMSTEDFVKLAPARVRRRFARGMTSKPAGFMKKLRAAKLAAPESEKPAPVRTHMRNMIVVPEMIGSVVGIYNGKVFNQVEIRPEMLGHYLGEFSITYAPVRHGRAGATTSRFVPLK; this comes from the coding sequence ATGTCTCAAGCTGTTAATATCAAGAAGAGAGTTTTCAAGACCCACTCCTACAGAGGTGTcgatttggaaaaattgttaGAAATGTCCACTGAAGATTTCGTCAAGTTAGCTCCAGCTAGAgtcagaagaagatttgcCCGTGGTATGACTTCCAAGCCAGCCGGTTtcatgaagaaattgagagCTGCTAAATTGGCTGCCCcagaaagtgaaaaacCAGCTCCAGTCAGAACTCACATGAGAAACATGATCGTTGTTCCAGAAATGATCGGTTCCGTCGTCGGTATCTACAACGGTAAGGTtttcaaccaagttgaaATCAGACCAGAAATGTTGGGTCACTACTTGGGTGAATTCTCCATCACTTACGCCCCAGTCAGACACGGTAGAGCCGGTGCTACTACTTCTCGTTTCGTCCCATTGAAATAA
- the NGL1 gene encoding RNA exonuclease (similar to Saccharomyces cerevisiae NGL1 (YOL042W); ancestral locus Anc_7.90), translating to MFTRRFIPVVQSTKQNIGKYVRKDARFTLLTYNMLSPSYMWPQVYTYVAERYKSWSYRHKLLEKELLNSFKADIMCLQEMTRRDYEDYWHDSIGVNINYGSKFISKTPPKYWKKPLEDMDGVSIFYNLDKFDFISSSGIYLNQLLNVFNERELKYLYNKRVILTDGASNVVGEDSLLDVLKGKNQVCLFVSLKHKETDTIFVVLNTHLYWKYDEVKLTQCMIIMRELSKIIEQLLPGDAKGRGKVKILFTGDLNSTRDSLVVNFLQGQIVNHGDLNLINPMRPYLDRCVYDDIPKDYFVHTCYSGKLKGIFDYVWYHDSDFLLTKILTGNEVSDELLASNQLGLPNENHPSDHIPLLTEFKIL from the coding sequence ATGTTTACTCGAAGGTTTATTCCAGTAGTTCAATCTACTAAGCAGAATATCGGCAAATATGTGCGAAAGGATGCTAGGTTCACCTTATTGACATACAATATGCTCTCACCGTCATATATGTGGCCACAGGTCTATACCTATGTTGCAGAGCGGTATAAAAGTTGGAGTTACAGGCACAAATTGCTAGAGAAGGAGCTTCTGAACTCATTTAAGGCGGATATTATGTGTCTGCAAGAAATGACAAGAAGAGATTACGAAGACTATTGGCATGATTCCATTGGAGTTAATATCAACTATGGGTCCAAGTTCATCTCTAAGACTCCCCCCAAATATTGGAAAAAGCCGCTTGAGGATATGGACGGAGTATCTATTTTTTATAATCTTGACAAGTTTGACtttatttcatcttcaggCATTTATTTAAATCAACTACTAAATGTTTTCAATGAACGAgaattgaaatatttgtaCAATAAAAGGGTGATATTAACTGATGGCGCCTCAAATGTTGTTGGTGAAGACAGTCTATTGGATGTTTTAAAGGGTAAGAATCAGGTATGTTTATTCGTATCCCTGAAACATAAAGAAACAGACACTATCTTTGTCGTTTTGAATACTCATTTGTATTGGAAATATGATGAAGTAAAGTTGACACAATGCATGATCATAATGAGGgaattatcaaaaattattgagCAACTTCTTCCAGGGGATGCAAAGGGTCGAGggaaagtgaaaattttattcaCCGGAGATCTTAACTCTACGAGAGATTCACTAGTTGTTAATTTCTTGCAGGGCCAGATAGTTAATCATGGAGATCTTAATCTTATCAACCCGATGAGGCCGTACCTGGACCGTTGTGTTTATGATGACATACCAAAGGATTATTTCGTGCATACATGCTATTCAGGAAAATTAAAGggtatttttgattatGTGTGGTACCACGATTCGGACTTCTTATTAACCAAGATTTTAACTGGAAATGAAGTATCGGATGAGTTGCTGGCATCAAACCAGTTAGGCTTACCGAATGAAAACCATCCTAGCGATCATATTCCCCTACTAACagaattcaaaatattataa